Part of the Pseudobdellovibrionaceae bacterium genome is shown below.
AATGGCTGCCAAACGGTTGGGCGTGCGAAGTATCTTGGTGGGTGCCGATGGTAGTACCAGCGTTTCCAAAGGTGAAACATTTCAGGATACTTTAGAAAACGTGGCCGCCATGTTGCCTGATTTAATGGTGGTTCGATACAGCGGTGAGCCTGAAATCACTGAGGTGATGCGCACTCTTCCCTTTCCGGTTATCAGTGGCGGCAGTGGTATCAACAGTCACCCCACCCAGGCCCTTGTGGATGCGTTTACCATTAAAGAGCATTTTGGAATGGTAGAGGGCCGAAAGGTTTTGATCGTGGGTGACGTGGTCCATAGCCGCGTGGCCAGCTCCAACTTGAGTTTATTGTCTCGGTTGGGTGCTGAAATTGCGATCACTGGCCCGGAGTCAATGATTCCCAGTGAAGGCGATTGGGCGGATGTGAAGAAATTTGAAACTCTGCGCGCCGGCCTTGAGTGGTGCGATGTGTGTATGTGTTTGCGAATTCAAAAAGAGCGGCATGCGGCCAATTTCGGCGTGTCTCACGATGATTACAAAACTAGCTTTTTACTAGATCGATCAGGTCTTGAAATTCTCGGTAATCGAGGAATAGTTATGCATCCAGGTCCAGTAGTGAGGGATGTGGACATCGCATCTGATGTCCTTAGTGATCCTCGCTCAAAGGTCCGCACTCAGGTGACAAACGGGGTGTTCATTCGAGCAGCATTATTGTCGGCAATTCTTGGTATAGAGGTTTAGGCCATGAGTGCCCGAGCTTTTTTGGTACTTGAAGGCGGCCAGATCTTTGAAGGCCGTTGGAAGGGTGGCAAAGAGCGGGCAGGAGAAGTGGTTTTTAACACAAGCCATAGCGGCTATGAAGAGATGGCCACCGACCCGTCTTATTATAATCAAATTTTGGTGACCACCGCTCCCATGCAGGGAAATTACGGAATCAGCGACGATGTTTGGGAGTCTCGAAAAATTTGGATCAATGGTTTTGTGGCACTTGAGATTCAATCTTCTGCTCGCAGTAGTGATTGGCTATCCCGCCTTGATGAAAACAACATTCCGGTCGTAACAGAATTAGATACGCGACGATTGGTATTGCATTTGCGCGACCACGGCACGGTGTGGGGTGCCCTAGTAAAAGCAAATACCTCGGATGAGGCACTGAGCCGGGCCCGCCAATTGATTAGCGAAGGCAAAGCTCACGATAAAGATTGGGCCTTTGCGGTTTCAAGAACCGCGATTGAAACCTTTCAAGGTGAAAATCCAGCGGGTCCGAAAGTGGCCGTTGTTGATTTTGGGTGCAAAGAAAACATTTTGCGAGAGTTAAAAAAACGATGCAGGGAGATTCGTATATACCCTGTGCGAAGTGATGCCAGCGATATTCTTCAGTGGCAACCTCATGGTGTTTTGCTTTCCAATGGGCCCGGTGATCCTCAAGACGTAAAGGTGGCCGTGGACACAGTGAGAACTCTGTTGGGTCAGCGCTTTGTATTTGGCATTTGCATGGGGCATCAGATTTTGTCTCTGGCATTGGGGGCCACGACGAAGCCACTTCAATTTGGCCATCGTGGTAGTAATCATCCCATTAAAGATTCGCTGTTAAAGCGTGTGTATATGACCAGCCAAAACCACGGGTATGTGGTCTGTCAAGAGTCACTGCCTGCAGATGTTGACGTTACTCATGTCAATTTAAATGATAATACTCTGGCCGGGATTGCATGCTGGCCAAAGAAATGTATGAGCGTGCAATTTCACCCTGAAAGCCATCCGGGCCCTCACGATTCCGAAGGACTATTTGACGAATTTATAAAGCGGATCCAATGAATTACGACGGTTTGATTGAACAATTTATGCAACACTTCACTTCAGAAGCCTATCGGGGCGAAGTGAAGTTGGGGCGAGCTGAGTTTCACAAGATGGCCGGGGTGTTCGATGAAGAGTCGCCTGATTTTGAAGAGAAAATGTCGCAATTTGTGGATTGGTATTTGTTCGCAAGGCCGCTGAGCGAAACCGGGCGCACTCCGGTTGAAGAGGCCCACGCACAGCCGAAAAATCTCCCGTTTGCCGTCGATTCGGCTGTTTTACAAAAGCTAGTTGATAACAGGCCCAGTCTATTTGAGTTCATCAAACTCAAGGGTTCAGATTTATCGATCAAAGACATGTTCTCAGGGTATAAATATACTGTAAAAGACTCTCCCTTGGTTGTGGGCTTAGAAAAAAACGTGGTGTTCTCTGCTCGCCTGATACCCATAGAAGACGGCGTGGTCTTTTCTGGTGCATTTTGTTTTCATCCCATTCAAGCCAACAAGTTCATTCGCGCTGAAGTGAAGGCTGTGCAAAAACTTCCTCTTGAGCAGCAGAAAACAGCGCGCGAGAAGCTGTTGGCGAAACTGTTTTCCATGCGGCATAAATTCGATCAATATAGGCATGTTGAGGTGAAGGATATTTACTCCAATGATTCACGAGTGAGGCTATAGCTGTGGGTATGATTAAAGGTCTCAACAAAGTGGTGATTCTCGGTAGCGGACCTATTGTGATAGGTCAGGCCTGTGAATTTGACTATTCGGGTACGCAGGCCTGTAAAGCTCTCATGCAGCAGGGGCTTGAAGTCATCTTGATAAATTCGAATCCGGCAACAATCATGACAGATGCCGAAATTGCCACACGGGTTTATATCGAGCCTTTAAAAAAAGAATTTGTCGCTCGTGTACTAGAAGAAGAAAAACCTGATGCCCTAATTCCTACTTTGGGTGGGCAAACAGCGCTAAACCTGGCTCTCGAATTGAACGCAGATGGCGTGTTGGATCGACTCGGAATAAAAATGCTCGGCGCGCGCCCAGAGGTGATTCAGGCGGCCGAGGATCGTGAAAAGTTTTGCAAGATTCTTGATAGTGTTGGGGCGAAGTATCCAAAAAGCTTCATGGTAAAAAGTTTTGAACAGGGGATGGAAGTAGCCGATAAATTGGGTGCTCCGTTGATCCTGCGCCCTAATTACACTTTGGGCGGCGGCGGTGGTGGCATCGCCTTCTCCCTAGAAGAGTATAAAACCAAATTGGCCGCGGCTCTCCATGAAAGTCCCACTTCGGAAGTTCTCGTTGAAGCAAGTATCCTGGGTTGGAAAGAGTTTGAGCTAGAAGTGATGCGCGATGCCGCCGGCACTTTTGTGATCATTTGTTCCATCGAAAACTTTGATCCATGCGGAGTGCACACTGGCGACAGTATAACGGTTGCCCCTCAACAAACCCTTTCTGATCGTGAATATCAAGCTATGCGCGATGAAGCCCAAAAGATCGTAAATGCTGTGGGTGTTGAGACCGGTGGAGCCAATATTCAGTTTGCGGTAAACCCGGCCACAGGTGAGCGAGTGGTCATAGAAATGAATCCACGGGTGAGTCGCTCATCAGCTCTAGCTAGTAAGGCCACGGGTTTTCCCATTGCTAAAATTGCAGCGTTATTGGCCGTAGGCTATCACCTAGATGAGATAGCCAATGATATCACTAAGGTCACTCCCTCTTGCTATGAGCCAGCTCTAGATTATGTCGTGACCAAAATTCCGCGATTTGCCTTTGAGAAATTTCCAGGATCAAAAGACAGTCTCACCACGCAGATGAAGAGTGTGGGTGAAGTTATGGGGATTGGCCGCACATTTAAAGAATCATTGCAAAAGGCCGTTTGTTCATTGGAGGCCGATGATCGAGGTCTCTATCCTGTAGAATTTTGCGAAGAAAAGGTGACATATCCTAACAGTCAAAGAATCTACCACATTGCTCAAGCTCTGCGTGAGGGCTACACGGTGGAGCAGGTGCATGGGTGGACGCAGATCAACCCATGGTTTTTAGAGCAGATTCAAAATATCATAGATTTTGAATCAGAAATTCAGTCGGCGGGTTCATCCATTGACCGTCAACTTCTGCTTCGGGCCAAGCGGTTTGGCTTTTCAGATGCGTCGATTGGCTATTTACTTAAAAAAACCCGAAGGGGTGTGCGTGAACTACGACGCAAGCATGATGTTCGGCCGGCTTACCTGAGAGTGGATACCTGCGCGGGTGAGTTTGAATCGAGTACACCTTACTTTTACTCTACATATTGGAGTGATCCGCTCAATGAGAACCTGTGTGACCCCTCTAGGCTTGTGACCCTTTTGGGCAGTGGGCCTAACCGTATCGGTCAAGGCATTGAATTTGATTACAGCTGTGTGCGATCTGTGCGCCAGTTGCAGGCGGATGGTTACCAGGTGGCCATGATCAATTCGAACCCAGAGACCGTATCAACGGACTATGACACGTCTGACTTTTTGTTTTTTGAGCCACTCACAGACGAATGTGTTGGCGAAGTGATGGATTTTCTCAAACCGTTTGGTTTTATTTGTCAGGTGGGTGGGCAAACCCCCATTCATCTGGCTGCGGGCCTCACCGAGTCAGGGCACAACCTATTGGGTTCAACTTTGGATACCATAGATCTTGCCGAAGATCGGGGAAGATTTGCTGAAATTTGCCGTGAGCTTAATTTTGAAGTTCCAGAGTCCACTATGGCGTCAAATGTTGAAGATGCCATCACATTTGTAAGACAAGCCGGTATGCCTATTATTTGTCGCCCCAGTTATGTTTTAGGCGGGAGTCGCATGGAGATTGTCGAGTCAGAGGACGAGTTGCGATCTTATTTTAAGCGGCATGCCGCCTATATTTCTGAGACTCGCCCCTGTTTACTCGATCAGTTTTTAGAACGAGCCCTTGAAGTGGATGTTGATCTTGTGCGCGGGAAAGACTGGTTAGTTATTGGCGGTGTTCTTGAGCACATTGAAGCTGCTGGTGTACATAGTGGTGATAGTATTGCCGTGGTGCCACCGCAGCGATTAAAGCCAGAGACCCGCGACAAAATAGAAGACTTAAGTCGGCAACTGGCAAATCGCCTTGGCATTCTTGGGTTTTTGAATTTGCAGTTAGCAGTTAAAGATGATCGCGTTTACATGCTTGAGGCTAATCCGAGAAGCTCAAGGAGTGTGCCGTTTTTGGTTAAGGCCACGGGTGTGCCCCTTGTGGATTTAGGGGTCAAAGCCATGTTGGGCGCGCCGGCTAGCGAATTGGCGTTGTCTGAACTGGATTGGAAAGCCTTAGATAAAGTTTGTGTTAAGGGCGTGGTATTTCCCTTTAAGAAGTTTGCCGAAGCTGATTCCATTTTGGGGCCCGAGATGAAGTCCACGGGCGAGAGCATGGGGCGGGGAGCGGATTACTCAGAAGCCCTGCTTAAGGCCCTATTTTCAAGTCGCGTGAGTCTGCCACTATCTGGCGAGGTGTTTCTCTCATTAAGAGATAAAGACAAAACTGATTTGTTACCTGTGGCGCAAGAATTGGTGAGCATGGGATATACATTATCGGCAACAGGTGGTACTGCGAAATTTCTTATCGATTCGGATTTGCCGGTGACAACAGTTAAAAAAGTACATGAGGGCCGCCCCCATTGTGTGGATCGCATTCGATCGGGCCATGTAGCGTTGGTCATTAACACCACCTCGGGTCGTCAGGCCGTAGAGGCCAGTTTTGGAATTCGTCGAAGCTGTACGGATTATTCCATTCCCTGTATTACCGAAAGTGATGCCGCCCACGCTTTCTTGTTGGCTCTGAAAAAACACCGGGCGGGTGACTTTTCGGTATCACCCATTCAGCGACCGAAGCCTTTGACCCACTAATTTTTCTATGCTGCAATGTTTGCAGCTATGGCCATTTTAGAAGTTAAAGATTTACATAAAAGTTATAAAAAAGGCTTTATCCCAAAAACACAAAAAGTGTTAAAGGGCCTTAATTTTAAAATTGAGGCCGGAACCATTACTGGTTTTTTGGGAGGAAATGGCGCCGGCAAGACCACAACTATGAAGTGTATGTTGGGCTTGGCTTTTCCTGACTCTGGTGAAATCACTTATTTCGGAGGCCAGCCGCTGTCGGGAAAGGTAAAAAGTCGAATTGGCTTTTTGCCGGAGCATCCGTATTTTTATGATTATCTCACCGGAATTGAGTTTTTAGAGTTTTACGGGCAACTCACTTTAAGTTGGAGTCGTAAAAAGCTGCGGTCCCGCATCGATCAATTGTTGGCGAAAGTGGATCTGGTGCATGCCGGAGATAAAAAGCTTCGAGATTATTCAAAGGGAATGTTGCAGAAGGTGGGCATGGCGCAAGCTCTTATTCATGAGCCAGAGTTTATTATTCTCGATGAACCCATGGCGGGACTCGATCCTGATGGCCGGGGTTATATTAGTGATATCATCAATGAAACAGCAAGCTCTGGAACGGCGATTTTCTTCAGCAGCCATTTGCTGCACGATGCAGAACGCCTTTGCCAGGATTTAATTATCATACGAGATGGTTTGGTGCGGTTTTCTGGAAAGACTGAAAAATTACTCGACCGAATGGGCCAGGCCTCCATCGTGACCTTCTTAGAGAAAGACCTAAAGCATTCTTGTCGAGTGAAAGACTTGGCTGAGCTACAAAACAAGCTCGATGAACTTCGAAAAATGAATGCGACTGTTCTCGATATTCGACAAGATCGTAATTTAGAGCAGGCCTTCACTCTTGTGGGATTGCGGGGTGAAGAGTTATGAGAGTGGTTTGGATTATTGCACTTAATACTTTTCGAGAGATCATTAGAGATCGAATTTTATATGGCTTGGTGGTTTTTGCACTGCTATTGATCGGCTTAAGTTTAGCGTTGGGACAGCTCAGTTTTGCTGAGCAAATTCGAATCTCAGCCAATTTTGGCTTTACAGGTATCCACCTCAGCGCCGTGATGCTTTCGATTTTTGCAGGTGGCTCGCTGGTTGCCAAAGAGATTGATAAAAAGACAATTTTGACTCTATTGGCAAGACCCATCAGTCGGTTTCAATTTATGCTGGGTAAGAGTTTGGGGTTAACCTTAGTGGTGGTTTCGGTGGTGACGGGCCTAGCTCTCGTGTTGGCATTTATTCTAATGAACATGGGCTTTAAGTTAAATGAAGGTTTTTTTCTGGGTTTATTTGGGATTATTCTCGAAGCCATTGTTTTGTTGGGTATGGCACTGTTTTTTAGCACGTTTTCTCGTCCAATTATGGTGGCCTCATTTGTTTTAGGAATGTTTTTGATTGGGCATTGGTTAAATAGCCTAGAGTATTTTTCGAATAAAAGTGAGTCAGGGGTATTTAAGGGCGTTGGAAGCGCCATTGTCGCTGTATTTCCCAATCTAGAGACCTTCAATTGGCGCTCCCTTGCTGTTTATGGAGAAACTCTCGAGTGGTCTGTGGTTGGTACGGCCGTCGTATACGCCTTTGTCTGGTACAACCTGTTACTGTTGGCAGCGGCACTCGTGATAAGGAAAAAAGATTTTGGTTGATCTATTTTTAGACCATATGGGTGTGGCGACTTTTGTGGTGTTTCTATTTGGAGCCATTTGGGGCAGTTTTGCGAATGTGGTCATCTACAGATTACCCCACGAAAAAAGTGTAGTGAAGCCCAGAAGCCGTTGCCCCAAATGTGAGGCGGCCATCAAGTGGTATGACAATGTGCCCATTTTGTCCTGGCTATTTTTGCGAGGTCGTTGTCGATCCTGTAAGGCGAAGATTTCCTGGCGCTACCCATTGGTGGAATTTTTGATGGGAAGTGTTTTTGCAATTGTCTTTTACCAGTTTGGATTTTCTTGGTTAACCCTTGAGTATCTCGTGTTTGCCTTTGGTTTGATCGTTGTCAGTTTTATTGATTTTGACCATATGATCTTGCCCGATGTTTTTACTCTATCCGGTGTAGTATTGGGTCTACTGGGAGCCGCACTCAACCCTGAGCGGGAATTTATGTCGGCATTATGGGGCGTGCTCATGGGGGGCGGGTCTTTGTACCTCGTGGCCTATATTTATTTTGCCCTTCGAAAAGAAGAGGGCATGGGCGGTGGCGACATAAAGCTTTTGGCATGGATCGGCGCCCTATTGGGTTGGAAGTCCATCCCCTTTGTGATCCTAGCCTCAAGTCTAGTTGGAAGTGTGGTGGGAATTCTAATTATGATCCGCAGCCGAGAGGGGATGAAGGCGGCAATTCCCTTCGGGCCATACCTTGCGCTAGGGGCCCTTATTTATATGATCGGTGGTTCTCAACTGATCGACTGGTACTTTCGTCTACACATACCTTCGTTGGGACAATAACCCCTAAAGGCCGGTTGTTTGACATTTAAAGTCGACTTCGGTCTAATTTAGATTGGGTATCTTTTAGGCAAACGGCGAGTAAAAAACATCAGTGATGGGGCCTAGTTAACCATGTTTTTTGGCAAGAAAAAGATTATTGGGTTGGACATTGGTACTAGCACCATAAAGCTGGCGGAGCTTGACGTCTCTAAACGGTCGGCCACATTGGTGTCCTTCGGTATGTTAGAAACACCTCCTAACTCCGTCTCAGGCGGAGAAGTCATCGACAGTGGTGCCATAGGTGCCACCATTGGCCAGCTAGTTGAGGATGTGAATTCCAAACGAAAATTGGCAGCCACTTCGCTTTGGGGAACCAGCGTTATTGTTAAGAGAATCAGTATCCCGCGTATGGAAGAAAGCTTAATCGCTGAACAGATTCGCTGGGAGGCCGAGCAGTATATACCCTATGATGTAAACGAAGTGAACTTGGCCTTTCAAGTTCTAAAACAAGCCAACAAGTCGCCTGAAACGATGGACATTTTGTTGGTGGCCGCTGTTCAAGAAAAAGCTTTCAAAAGTGCAGAAACTATTGAGCTAGCGGGCCTTAAATGCGCGATTTTAGACGTGGCAGGTTTTGCTTTGGCCAATTGTTTTTTTCGAAGTTACGGGGACCGTGCCACTGGCAACGCCTTATTGTTGAATGTGGGTGCGACCACGACTAATTTTGTCGTTGTTTCAAAGGGTGAAGTGGTTTTTTGCCGAGACATTCCGGTAGGTGGATCCACCTACACCAGTGAGCTTCAAAAGGGTATGGGCATCAATAGTGAAGAAGCCGAGGTCATGAAGATGAGCGTGGCTTCTGGTCAGCCGGCCCCCGATGAGGCGGCAGCTATTATTCAGTCGGTGCATGATATAGTGGCTGACGAAATCTCTGGCAGTGTGGACTTTTTTGTTAACACATCGGATGCAGATCAAATCAAACAGTGTTTTGTCACTGGTGGTGGAAGCAAAATGCCAGGACTGCTGACTCGCCTTTCAAATATAATGAATTGCGAGAAGTTTGATCCCTTTTTGGGCATCAACTACAGTAAAAAAGTGTTCTCAGCCAGTTACATTGATCAAATCAGAGATTTCTCCGCTGTGGCCATCGGCCTCGGTTTGCGCGGGGTGGGTGATTCATGATCAAAGTCAATCTTCTTCGAAATCAAGGTGTAGAAGTTGCTGAGACTCAAACATTTGATATTGGATCTCTCGACAGCGGTTCTCAGTCGCAGAATGCGAAAAAAATTGGGGCCATGTTGGCGTTCGTTATTTTATTGATTGGGTTTGAACAGTTCACACTCAGTGAGCTTGAAGATGATTACAAAGCAGCAGTGGCTCTAAACCAACAAAAGGTCACTGAGTCTAGAAATAAACAGAAAAAAGCAGACGAGGCAGAAAAAGCACAAAAAGTGATTCGGGAGCTTGAAGATAAAATCCGTGTGATTAAGGTGCTTTCAAAAACTCGACTTCGCGAGATTAAGATGCTGGACATGTTGCAAAATATTGTGCCTGAACGCTTGTGGCTCACCCAAATTAAGTATCAAGAAGACACAATTAATCTCATGGGCTATGCCCTATCGGAAGACGAACTGACGGGTTTTCTTGAGGCTATGGAAGCGCGACGAGGAATGTTTAGAGATGTGATACCGTTAAAGTCAGCCGAAAAGACAGTGGGTCAGGGCAATGTGATAAGTTTCGAAATTAACGCAAAAGTGATGCCATTGGAATAAGTGAATATGGAAGAAAAGCTCAACCAGTTAACATTACAGCAGTCAGTTTTAATAGGTATAGGCCTGGCTGTACTATATTTCTTTGTGATGTTCGACGATGGGACGAGCAAAGAAAATCAGATTAAGAATATGAAGGATCAGGTGGCGGCCAAGGAACAAGAAATCGCCAAGTATGATAAGACTATTAAGGATGCTGAGCGTTTTAAGGTGGTGGCCGAAGAGTTAGGCGAAGAGATGAATAGAATTCTCAATTATATTCCCGCCGATTTAAGTGGCGTTGAGTTGATGAAAACAATGTCGAATGAGGCCCGAGTGGCAGGTGTTAATATCAACAATGTTCAGTCATCGGGCGGAGAAAAGACAGACTACAATTTTATAGAAGCCATAGGTGTCACTGTAGATCTGCGTGGATCATATGGCCAATTGTTGTCATTCATGTCGTACCTGACGAAAGTAGAAAAAATTGTCACGTTAAAAGAGTTCGAGATGCGTTCAACATCCGGCAAGAACAACGAAGATAATGAATTGACGTTTAAGGCAAAGTTTAAGGGATTTAAATATGTCGTTGAGGAAAACAAAAACGACAAAAAGAAATAGGCTTTAGGGATGAATCGAAAGTGGTCTGAAGTTTTAGCATTGTTATTTGTCGGTGTGGCCAGCACCATGATGGCTTTTGCTGTAACGTCGCCCTTTGTTCGCGTGGCGGAGTCCCAAGAAGCACAACTGCCCCCTCCTGTACCTCCACCCCCACCAGGCACAGAAGTTCCACCGGAGACAATGCCTGGTGATAATGCCGGGGCGGCCCCGGTACCTCCGCCAAGCCCTGCGGCCAATGAGTTGCCCTTTCTTGAGCCCTACAACTACAATCCCGAAGGTCGACGAGACCCCTTTGAGCCGTTCACCACAATTCAAGTCACGGTGGGAGTGGATGGGCCAGCGGCCGGACCGATGTTGCCCCTTCAGCAGTTTGATCTGGGACAGATAAAATTGATTGGAATCATGTGGGACGTTAAAGATCCAAAGGCCATGTTTTTGGATCCGAATAATGAAGTGCATACTTTACGAAAGAATGATCGTTTGGGCCGAAGCAACGGATATATAGCGGTGATTCGTGAAGGGGAAGTTGTCATTGTAGAAACAGCTCGCATTCGCGGCGAGTTGCTGTATACAACCCGAGTCGTGAAAATGGCTCGAAACTAATTGGTAGATGGGGTGTCAAGGATGGCGCAGAAACTTTATAAAATTATTTGGCTAGTTTTAATCTTAGGATTGTCCACGTCTTGTTCTTCGCCAAGTTCAAAAAGCGACGACGATGTTCTTGCGGCCCTTGAAGACGTCGAAAGTGGAGTTGAAAGCGAACCTGCTGAATTTGGATCTGACGAAGAGGTAGCATCCAATGAAGAGGGCATTGAGGATGAAATCATTGATAGCGAAGACTTTGGGGGCGACGAGGTCATGGACTCATCTGATGAGTCCGCTGATGACATAGCCGACAGTGAGCCTGCCGAAGAAGACTTCGGATCAGAAGAAGAAATGTCTGAAGAGCCGGAGCAAATGGCTGAAACTCAATCCATGGAAAATGAGATGGAAGAGCCTCTGGCCGATGAAATGGCTCAGGAAGAAGCGCCTTTTGAAGATGAGCCTGTTTTTGCCGAAGAACCAGGTGTAACGGCTGAGCCAATGATGGCTGGGGCCGCGGAAGCAGAGGTGACTGATATTGAATATCGCAGCAACGAACAAGGTGGAGCGATTGTCATCAAAACATCTGCAGCCACACCCTATACCACTCGCCTCAATCCTGAAACCAATCAGTTTGTGGTGGAAATTCAAAATGTGAATTTAGCAGATCGTTTTAAGCGCCCCTACATTATGAAAGACTTTGGGGCCGCGTTTAAAGCTATTAATGCCTATCAAAATCCAGGCACCACAACGGCCCGCGTGGTTATTCAAATGCAGGCATCCAATGAGCCTCTTGTCCAGCAAGAGGGCCACTCTATTATTGTTATTCCACAAGGTGAGATGAGCATGGCCCAAGCAGAGGCCGTGCCCCCCGCGGAAGACGCAGCCGCTGTTGCCGCCGGCCCATCTGCGGCCCCTGCCGAGGCTGACAGCTTTGAGGACGATCCCACATGGCGCTCCTCTTACGACACTCAAAAAGCGGAAGAACAAGCCAAAATACTCGGGGCGCGAACTCTTGATGAGTTTATGACAGAAAGTAACGAATTTTTTGGTCGGCGAATCTCAATTGAAACAAAAGATGCCGATATCCGCGATGTAATCGGGTTTATTGCAGAAGAAAGTGGTGTGAACCTGGTGATGTCAGATGATGTACAAGGTAAGATTTCGCTACGTCTTCGTCGAGTGCCTTGGGATCAGGCCTTGATCATCGTTATGCGGGCCAAAAACCTTGGGTATATCCGACAAGGTAACGTTCTTCGCATCTCTCAATTGGCGTCGCTTCAAAAGGAAGCGGCTGACGCTCAAGCGATCGTTCAATCGCAAAAGGGTCTCTCACCTCTAAAGGTGAAGGTGATCCCCATCAGCTATGCTCAGATCAAAGATTTAACCACTCAAATTAAAGAGTTTCTAACGCCAAACAGAGGGAAGGTCGTTGG
Proteins encoded:
- a CDS encoding pilus assembly protein PilP, whose protein sequence is MNRKWSEVLALLFVGVASTMMAFAVTSPFVRVAESQEAQLPPPVPPPPPGTEVPPETMPGDNAGAAPVPPPSPAANELPFLEPYNYNPEGRRDPFEPFTTIQVTVGVDGPAAGPMLPLQQFDLGQIKLIGIMWDVKDPKAMFLDPNNEVHTLRKNDRLGRSNGYIAVIREGEVVIVETARIRGELLYTTRVVKMARN
- a CDS encoding PilN domain-containing protein; this encodes MIKVNLLRNQGVEVAETQTFDIGSLDSGSQSQNAKKIGAMLAFVILLIGFEQFTLSELEDDYKAAVALNQQKVTESRNKQKKADEAEKAQKVIRELEDKIRVIKVLSKTRLREIKMLDMLQNIVPERLWLTQIKYQEDTINLMGYALSEDELTGFLEAMEARRGMFRDVIPLKSAEKTVGQGNVISFEINAKVMPLE
- the pilO gene encoding type 4a pilus biogenesis protein PilO — encoded protein: MEEKLNQLTLQQSVLIGIGLAVLYFFVMFDDGTSKENQIKNMKDQVAAKEQEIAKYDKTIKDAERFKVVAEELGEEMNRILNYIPADLSGVELMKTMSNEARVAGVNINNVQSSGGEKTDYNFIEAIGVTVDLRGSYGQLLSFMSYLTKVEKIVTLKEFEMRSTSGKNNEDNELTFKAKFKGFKYVVEENKNDKKK
- the pilQ gene encoding type IV pilus secretin PilQ codes for the protein MAQKLYKIIWLVLILGLSTSCSSPSSKSDDDVLAALEDVESGVESEPAEFGSDEEVASNEEGIEDEIIDSEDFGGDEVMDSSDESADDIADSEPAEEDFGSEEEMSEEPEQMAETQSMENEMEEPLADEMAQEEAPFEDEPVFAEEPGVTAEPMMAGAAEAEVTDIEYRSNEQGGAIVIKTSAATPYTTRLNPETNQFVVEIQNVNLADRFKRPYIMKDFGAAFKAINAYQNPGTTTARVVIQMQASNEPLVQQEGHSIIVIPQGEMSMAQAEAVPPAEDAAAVAAGPSAAPAEADSFEDDPTWRSSYDTQKAEEQAKILGARTLDEFMTESNEFFGRRISIETKDADIRDVIGFIAEESGVNLVMSDDVQGKISLRLRRVPWDQALIIVMRAKNLGYIRQGNVLRISQLASLQKEAADAQAIVQSQKGLSPLKVKVIPISYAQIKDLTTQIKEFLTPNRGKVVGDERTSALIVTDTNDVLTKIERLVKELDIPPTQVMIEGKIVEATETFQKDVGLNWGFTGANTTISASGGDNGRPIDLNFGYAFQPFTNDAVSALANAFNLRVGRMSFLGNLSSTLALAEKDNLVRIISSPRIVTMNKSPAEITQKGETISIKQTKDPLTDEITKSSTRVPVKLELKVTPQITAEGSVILDVEVLREFAGAEADQDTKDRPVNSRSAKTKVLVQNGQTAVIGGIYQSDETQSESGFPGLRKVPVLGWLFKADSKKTEKNELLLFLTPRILNPEAQTAKGS